The window GTCAGCACGATTTCGTCGACGGGTTCGCGGGTCACCCAGGCGTAGTCCGGTTCGACGCCGTCGTCGATGGCGTCCGTGACCGCGTCCGCTCCCCCGATCGGGAGCATCCCGCCGGCGCGGATCACGGCGAGCCCGGCCGCGTAGCGTTCGGCGGCCGGACCGTCGTGGGGGAAGCGCGCGGAGGCACCCTCCGGATCGAGTTCGCCGAGTGCGAGCAGGAGCGATGGCCGTACATCCTCGAGTTTGAATCTGTCGTGCAGGGCGGTGACCGGACCGCCGGCCCGGGCCACGACGTAGGCCGCCGCCGCTCGGACCCGTGGGTCCGGGTCGTCGAGGGGCGGCGACGGAAGCGCCGCAACCGCCGCGCGGGCGTCCGGGAGCAGGTCGCCGTAGGCGTGCCGGTCGTCGGCGATCATGCCGACCAGCCAGAGGATGTCAGCTCGCCGGGCCGAGGCGGTCCGGGCGGCCGCAGCGAGGATCGGCACGGCCGCGACGGTGGCCCGCCGAGAGCGCCCCCTGCGGGAAGATCGCGTCCCAGATCTCGTCGAGGTTCGCGCCCGGGTCGTCCAGCAGCCCGGCGAGCTCATCGTCGATCATGGACGCACCCTAATCATCCGGCGACCGGGAGGCGGCCCCGAAGATCGGCGACCGGAGGGCGGCCCCCGAAAGACCGACGACCGCCGACCTGAGGGCGGCCGTCGAGAATCGAAGGCCGTCACGCCGGGGAGGGCATGCTCTCGCCGCCGTGCCAGGAACGCCACAGTGCCGCGTACGGCCCGTCGGCGGCGACCAGCTCGTCGTGGGTGCCGAGTTCGATGATCCGGCCGGCCTCCATCACGGCGACGCGGTCGGCGTCGTGGGCGGTCTGCAGGCGGTGGGCGATGGCGATGACGGTACGCGAGTGCAGCACCGCCGCCAGCGACCGTTCGGCAGCCCGGGCCGCGGTCGGGTCGAGCAGTGCGGTCGCCTCGTCGAGGATGACCGTGTGCGGGTCGGCGAGGACCACCCGGGCCAGCGCCAACTGTTGGGCCTGCGCGCCGTCGAGCGGGTGTTCCCCCAGGTCACGGTCGAGGTCGTCGGCCCAGTCGGCGCCCACGGTGCGCAGCGCGGCCTCGAGTTCGGCGTCGGGCGCGGCGACCATCAGGTTCTCCCGCAGCGTCTCCCGGAACACGTGGTGTTCCTGGGTGACCAGGACGACGTGGCGGCGTAGCCGGTCGGGTGGCAGTTCGGCGATGGCGACGCCGCCGACGGTGACGCTGCCGGCGGTGGGGCGTTCGACACCGGCGACGAGCCGGCCGAGGGTGGATTTGCCGGCGCCGGAGAGCCCGACGATGGCGAGCCGTTCGCCGGGGCGGACGGTCAGTTCGACGTCGTGGAGCACATCCCGGCCCTCGTCGTAGGCGTACCGGACGGCCCGTACCTCGATCCGCTCGTCGACGGGTTCCCGGTCGACGGTCAGTACCGGGGCCGGGACCGCGCCGAGGCCCTCGACCCGGGCGAACGACGCGCCACCGGCCTGCATCTGGTCGAGGAAGATCAGGATGGTGTCCAGCGGGCTGACCAGCTGCCGCAGGTAGAGGACGGCCGCGGCGACGGTGCCGACGGTGACCCGGCCGTCGATGTGCAGGAGCCCGCCGAGAACCAGGGCGAGCACCGCCGGCACCGCGTACGACGTCTCGGCCAGCGGGAAGAACACGCTGCGCAGGCCGAGGGTGACGAGCCTGGTGCGGCGGGTCTCGGCGAGGGCCGCGTCACCGGCGGTGATCCGCTGCCGATGCAGGGCGAACGCTTCGACGGTCCGCGCGCCGTCGGTGGTGGCGGCGAGTTCGTCGGCGAGTCGGGAGGTGGCGGCGCCCTCGGTGAGGTAGGCGCCGCGGGCCCGTCTGAGGTACCAGCGGGTGACGAACCAGATGCCGGAGAAGCCGATCACGCCGACGACGCCGAGCAGCGGGTCGAGCACGATCACCGCGACGATCAGGAACACCATCTGGACGAGGCCGACGAAGATCGGTGGCAGGAAGTCGCGCAGCGCGGTGGCGACGCCGTCCACGTCGGTGCTGCCGCGGGCGGCCAGGTCACCGGCCGGGGTGCGTTCGACGACCGAGGCGGGCAGGCCGAGAACCCGGTCGAGGAAGAGTTCCCGGATGCGGGCGGCGGTGCGTTCGCCGAACCGGTAAGCGGCCGACAGCGCGTACCGGGACAGCAGGGTCTGTGCGAGAGCGCAGACCAGTACGGCGAGGGCGAGCCGGTCGACGTCGCCGACCCGGCCGCCCGCGGCGACGGTGTCGATGATCCGGCCGAGTAGCCACGGCCCGCCGAGCCCGGCGGCGGCGGCCAGCGCACTGAGGACGAGCATCCCGGTGACGGCCCGGCCGTCGGCGGCGATCAGCCGCCGGGCGGCGACGACGACCTCACGGGGACTGGCGACGGGTAGCAGCGTGGTCATTCGTCGTCTCCGAACGCGCGGGCCACGAGGGCGCGGTAGCCGGGTTCCGCGGCGAGCAGTTCCCGGTGGGTGCCGGTGGCGGCGACCCGGCCGCCGACCAGGTAGTGCACGGTGTCGGCCCGGTCGAGCAGCACCGGTGAGGTGGTGGCCAGGACGGTGCCGCGGCCGGTACGCGCGGTGCTGAGCCGGTCGGCGATGGCCGCTTCGGTGTGTGCGTCGACGGCCGACGTGGGTTCGGCGGCGAGCAGCATCTCCGGGTCGGCGTAGACGGCCCGGGCCAGCCGGACCCGCTGCCGCTGCCCGCCGGACAGGTTGCGCCCGCCCCAGTCGATCGGCCGGTCCAGGTCGTCGCCGACGTCGTGGGCGACCGCGGTCTGCAGGGCGCGGTGGACCCGGTCGTCGTCGGGTTCGGCCGGGCCGGCGACGACGACGCGCAGCGGCCCGGCGAACAGGTCGGCGTCGTGGGTGGCGACCAGGATCCGGGACCTGATGTCGGGCTGGGCGATCCCGGCGAGCGGCCGGCCGCCCCAGGTGGCGTCGCTGGGCCGGTAGCGGCCGAGCCGGTCGAGGATTTCGGCGGCGTCGGCCGGGCGGTCACCGGCCAGCGCGGTGAACCGGCCGGGTTCGGCGCACACCCCGGATTCGGGGTCGCGCAGCGGGGCCGGGCCGGGCGGTGCCGGTTCGCCGGCCGGGTCGTCCTCGGGCAGCCGCAGGAAGTCGGTGATCCGGCGGGCGGCGACGATGCCCCGGGTGACGTCGAACCCCACGAAGATCATCACGTTGACCGGGATGACCAGCATCGCGGTGTAGCCGTAGACCGCGACCAACTGCCCGGCGGTGAGGTCACCGTCGACGGCGAGCCGGGCGGCCAGCCAGATCACCACGGCCAGGAACACCACCGGCAGGCCGTCGCCGAGCGCCCCGATCCAGCTGGACGGCCCGCCGACCCGGTAGCCCTGGTCGCGTAGTTTCGCCGACTCCCGCCGGTACCGCTCCAGGTGGGTCTGTTTGCCGCCGAGCCCGTTCAGGATCCGCAGCCCGCCGATCACGTCGACCAGCCGGCCGTTGAGTTCGCCCTGGTGGTGGCGGTACCGACCGGCGGCCCGCTGGGTGCGGCGCAGCAGTGGCGCGATGATCAGCGCCAGCACCGGCACCCCGATCAGGACGACCGCGGCGAGCAGGCCGGAGATCTGCTCCAGCAGGAACGCGACCACGCAGAACGCGATGATCGAGGCCACGCCGACGCCGCCCGCGTTCATCGCCCGGCCGACCGTCCACACGTCGGAGATGCCGATGGTGACCACCTCACCGGCGGTGACCCGGCGGGGCAGCGCGGCGCCGAGCCGGGTGGCGTGGGTCATCACCAGGTCGGCGGTCTTCAGCGCGGCGGCCAGCCGCAGTTTGGTCATGCTGCGGTGCCGCATGATGCCGAGGCCCGCGCTGGCCGCCCCGACGAGCAGGACCACCGCGGCCCAGGCGAACAGGACACCGGCACGACGCGGCGCGAGGCCGCGGTCGATGGCCTGGGAGATGAGGTACGGGGTGACGGCCAGACTGACGAACCAGAGCGAGCCGTACATCGCCCCGCGCGCCACCCACCCTTTCACCTGCCGTGCCAGCCACCACAGATATCGGACGGGTCCGCGCGTATCCACCACATCGGCCATGCTGCCGCACCGCCGCCGGGGCCTGTCATCCGATTTTCACCGGCTGTTCCACGTTCGGCCGGGCCAGCAGCACCACGGCCAGGGCCGCTACCAGGGCGAACCCGCCGGCCATGAGGACCGCGTCACTCAGCCCGTCGGCGTATCGGTTCTGCTGCGGGGAGACGTCGGCGACGACTGTGCCGAAGATCGCAACACCGAACGCGAACCCGAGTTGCCGGAACGTGTTCAACGTCCCGCCGGCCATGCCGCTGCGCTCGTGCGGCACCTCGGCCAGCACCGCCGACGACAGCACCGGCAGCACCACCCCGGCGCCCAGCCCGACCAGGATCAGGCCCGGGATGAGGACCGTCGCCGAACTGTCCGCGCCGACCACCGACTGGGCGAGGTCACCGGCCGCGATCAGCAGCAGGCCCAGCCCGATCGCCGGCCACGGCCGGACCTGTTGGAGGAACCGACCGGCCAGCGCGCCGACCAGCAGGGCGGCCCCGCTCAGCGGCAGCGCGCCGAGCAGCCCGGCGTCGACCGGGCCGTGCCCGAGCACCCGCTGCAGCCAGATCGTGGTGAACGGCAGGTAGGCGAACGCGGCCGCCTGGCAGAGGAACGCGGCGACGATCAGGCCGGTGAACCCGGGCTGCCGGAACAGGCTCAGGTCCAGCATCGGAGCGGCCGAGCGGCGTTCGACGGCGACGAACAGCACGACCCCGACCAGGCCGAGGGCGAGCGGACCGAGCACGACGGCGGCGGTCCAGCCCTCGTCGGCGGCCCGGATCAGCCCGTAGACCAGGGCGGTGGCGGCCAGGGTGAAGGTGACCGTGCCGGGGATGTCGAAACGGCCGGCCCGGTCGGAGCGGGACTCGGTGACCGTACGCATGGTGAACCAGACCGCGACCACGACGATCGGCAGGTTGACCAGGAAGATCCAACGCCAGCCGAGATGTTCGGTGAGCAGGCCGCCGGCCAGCGGCCCGGCCGCGGTGGCGGCGCCGTTGACCGCGCCCCACACGCCGAACGCGACGCCCCGGTCGCGGCCCCCGATAGGTGACGTTGAGGATGGCCACCGTGGTGGCGAACATCGCGGCTCCGCCGACGCCCTGCAGCACGCGGGCGCCGACCAGCGTGTCCACACTCGGCGCGACCGCGCAGAGCAGCGAGGACACACCGAAGAGCAGAAGACCGATGAGGTACGTGACTCGACGGCCGTAGCGGTCGGCGAGGGCTCCGGCGCCGAGCAGCAGTGCGGCGAGCGCCAGGGCGTAGCCGTCCAGGACCCAGGCCAGGTCGTCCGGGCCGGCTTCGAGGTGGGCGGAGATGCTGGGCAGCGCGACGATCACGATCGTGACGTCGACGAGGAGCAGGAAGGTGCCGAGACAGACGGCGATCAGGGGTGACCACTTTCGCATGCGCCGTACTCTGCCGCCCGTCCTTCCGAACGCACCACGTTTTCGACGGCATGCGGCGGATCTCGACATTCGGCTAGGGTCTTGCGGGTGGATATCGACACGCTGGATCGGCAGATCGTGCACGCGCTGCGGGTCGACGGTCGGGCCGGTTACCGGGAGATCGGCGCGGTTCTCGGTGTCTCCGACCAGACGGTGGCCCGGCGCTACCGGCGTCTACGGGAGGGCGCCGGGGTCCGGGTGGTGGGCATGCCCAATCCGATCCGGCTCGGGTATGAGTCGTGGATGCTGCGGCTGCACACCTCACCGGACATGGCCGGGCCGCTCGCCGACGCGCTGGCCCGCCGACCCGACACGGCCTGGGTGAGCGTGTTCTCCGGCGGCACCGAGATCAGCTGCCTGGCCCGGCTGGCCGCGCACGCCGACCGGGAGTCGCTGCTGCTGGACAAGCTGCCGCGCACGCCCCGGCTGGTGTCGGTGACCGCACACTGCCTGATCCACCATTTCGTCGGCGGCGCGGTCGGCCCGGACCGGCGCGACGACGCACTGACCGCCGAGCAGGTCGCCGCACTGACCCCCGACGGGGTGCCGGCACCACCACCCCCGCCGTTCACGATCGGCGGCTCCCCCCAGCCCGGCGACCCGGACGTCCCGCTCGACATCCGGACAGCGCGACCAGCCGGGCTCCCACCGACCGAATCGGCCGGACGTCCTCCGGTGCGGCCGGCCGGACTTCCGCCGGCTGAATCGGCCGGGCTTCCTCCGGTGCGGCCGGCCGGACTTCCGCCGGCCGAGTCGGCCGGGCTTCCTCCGGTGCGGCCGACCGGGCTTCCTCCGGTGCGGCTGGCCGACGGTGATGAGGCGCTGCTCGGGGTGCTGTCGCGGGACGGGCGGGCCGGTTACGCCGAGCTGGCGGCGGCGACCGGCTGGCCGGAGTCGACGGTTCGTCGCCGGATGCGCGAGCTGCGCCGCAGCGGGGCCCTCTACTACGACGTCGAGGTGCAGCCGCAGGTGTTCGGTTTCCTGGCCCCGGTGCTGCTCTGGGTGACGGTGGCACCGTCCCGGCTGGCCGCCGTCGGAGCCGCCCTGGCCGAACACGAGGAGGTCGTCTTCGCGGCCGCCACCACCGGCTCGACGAACCTGGTCGCGACGGTGATCTGCACCGACATGGCGGCCTTCTACCGCTACCTGACCGAACGGATCAGCGGCCTCGACGGCGTCGACCGGGTCGAGTCCGCGCCCCTGTTGCGGCATGTGAAGCAGCTCGGCCGAGTGTGAACACCCCGTTACGTTCCCGCGTCTCGGGCAACCATCGGCCCCCAGGGGACGTCATTGATCGATGAGGGCGTCACGCCCGGCGCGTCGGCGGGATCGCGGTTCGCGGTCGGCCGGTGTGACGGAGCTCTTTGCGAGGGGCGGCGGCACCGGTTCGGGCCGCCGCCCCTCAGCATGTCCGTTTCAAACGCCCGCCTCACACGACGGCTTCACGCGAGCGTTTCGCACGACGGCTTCACCCGAGCGTTTCACACGACGGTTTCACCCGAGCGTTTCGCGGGACCGCCTCCGCAGTCGTCTCGCACGGCCGTGAGCGCGAGGGTTCCTATGGGCGTTCGACGCGGGTCGGGTTGCCGCGGACCAGTTCGTCGTGGATCCGCCACCGGGCCGTCTCGGCGGCCTGTGACGCTGCCGCATCACCGGCTTCCAGGCGTTCCCGGATGAGCCGCAGCGCGATGCCGCGGTTCAGGCTGAACTGCCGCTCGGTGTCGGCGACCACCACGATCCCGCTGGGCCGATGCGTGGCCCGGACCGCGGTGCTCGCCTTGTTCCGATGCTGGCCACCGGGCCCACCGGTCCGGGTGGGCACGATCTCCACATCGGCCTCGTCGAAGACGGTCCGCTCGACATCCACCGAACAGGGCTGCGCTGTCACATACCAGTTCTTGCGCCCCAGCCCGGCCCGATAGGGACTCGGCGCCTGCCAGCACAGCGTCCCACTCCACGAATCCACGAACTCCGCCGCCCCGTCCCCACCGATCTCCAGCAGAATCGACCGAAACGTCCCGGCTCGCTCCCCGGCCACGCTCTCCACCCGCCGGGTCACGATCTTCCGCTTCGCGGCATCGGCCTCCAGCCGACGAACCAGCCGGGCCAGCGCCCACGAGCACTCTTGCGGCCCGCGACCAGCAGAAACCATCAGATGTCGTACGGCCATCGTGCCCCCCTTCCAGAAGGTGCGAGGCCGGCCGTCCCCGATGGGTGAGCCATCCCGCCCGCCCTCACCCCGCCCGACAAAACACCCACGCCGGAACCGGCCAAAACACCGACCTGTGGACGGTCCGCGCTCGGGATCACGCCCACCTCCGGAACGGCGCGATTCGGCCGGTGCCCAGTGGACGGGACGGCACTGTTCGGCAGCCGCCGATCGCCCCCGTCGCCCGACAGGAGCCCGCTCCACGGCAGCCGCCGACCGAACCCGCCCCGCGGCGAGGCTCCGGCCCGGTGAACACCGGCCGACACAGTCCGCCGGTGGCCGGCGCCGGATGAGCAGCGCGTTTCCACCAGCCGATCACCGGCTGCCACCGCCGACCGCGTGCCGGGACCCACCGCGCCGGGGCGGTCTGGTGAAGAACACCGGCCGGGGCGGTCGGTCGGCGAACCGCTTCCACCGCAGCACCGGCACACACCCGGTGACCCCCCGCAGCGCCGCGGCACTCGACGAGGACGAGGACGAGGACGACGCAGATGAAGCAGACGAAGCAGCCGCGCTCATCGACGGCCTCCCTTCCGCGGCGCGAGATCGGCCGTCTTGTAGGTGACCAGCGGGACCGTGCTGACGACAGGCGTGGCGAGCCGGTGCGTGACCAGGTCGCCGATCACCTGCTCGATCCGTTTGTAGGCGCCCGGTGCCTCCTCGAAGAGCAACTGCCGGTCGCCGCAGACGACGATCGAGCCGACGGCCGTACGCCGAAGCTCCTCGACCGTGTGTTTGGCCTTGCCGCGCCGCAGCGCGTCGGTCCGGGACATCTTGCGTCCGGCGCCGTGCGCCACCGAATGCCCGGCCGACGGGCCGGAGTGCCCGGTCACCAGGAAGGACCGGGTGCCGCGGGTGCCGGCGATGAGCACGTCGGCGCCGTCGCCGGGCGCGGCGCCCTTGCGGTGCAGGTAGTGACCGTCGCGGATCTCGACGGAGTTGTGGCAGACGTCGGTGACCGGTTCGCCGAGTTCGGCGCCGAGCGCTTCGGCGACCCGCTCGGCCATGATCCGCCGGTTGAGGTGTCCCCACCGGACGGCGTCGTCGTGCGCGGCCAGGTAGGCGGGCGGGTCGGCGGCCGGGCCGGCCCCGTGCACCTCGGTGTGCGACCGCAGGATGCGCTCGCCGAGTCCCCGGGAGCCGCTGTGCACGATGAGGACGGTGTCACCGGCGGCCAGGCCGAGCCGCTCGGCGTGACCGCTGTCGAGGATCTCGTCGACCCGGGCGAGTTCGACGAAGTGGTTGCCGCGGCCGACGGTGCCGAGCTGGTCGGTGTATCCGGCCGGGACGTCGAGGCCGGTCGGGTCGACCGGTTCGTCCAGGTCGGGGAAGCGCCCGGCCAGGCGTTCCGGGACGACCCGCTTGAGTTTGACGGGGTACACCGCGATCCCGCAGCCGATGTCCGAGCCGACCAGGAACGGGTAGAGCACCGAGGAGAGCATGGCGGCGCCGATCGGGGCGCCCTTGCCGGGGTGCAGGTCGGGCATCCCGGCGACGTGGATCATGCCGTCCAGGGCGGCGACCTGGTGGCACTGGTCGACGGCGTCGGTTTCGATCCAGCTGCCGGGCTCGGCGAAGACGGTGACGGTGGCACGTGTGGACTGCTGTGAAGACAAAATGCTTCTTCCCATGACGGTGGGGCGCGGCCCGCGGAGAGCGGGGGCGCCAGGCTGAGGGCACGGTTCACGGCACGCCGACGAGGGCGGTGCCGGAGTGGCGCGGCAGGGGACGCCGCGGGGTGCGCTGGGTGAAGGCCTCAGTACGTCATGCGGTCCACCCAACCGGACCGGCCGGACCACGGCAACCGATTTAAGGTCCGCCTGACATACCGCCGGGTTCAGGTACGGGCTGGGATTACCTCGTTTGTTACCGGCGGGTTAACTTATTGACATCCATCGATTCCAGGAGCCCCAATACCCCAGGGAGTTCCCATGCCCGTTCCTGCCCGAATCCGGAAGGCCCCGCTACTGACCGCTCT of the Actinoplanes sichuanensis genome contains:
- a CDS encoding ABC transporter ATP-binding protein produces the protein MTTLLPVASPREVVVAARRLIAADGRAVTGMLVLSALAAAAGLGGPWLLGRIIDTVAAGGRVGDVDRLALAVLVCALAQTLLSRYALSAAYRFGERTAARIRELFLDRVLGLPASVVERTPAGDLAARGSTDVDGVATALRDFLPPIFVGLVQMVFLIVAVIVLDPLLGVVGVIGFSGIWFVTRWYLRRARGAYLTEGAATSRLADELAATTDGARTVEAFALHRQRITAGDAALAETRRTRLVTLGLRSVFFPLAETSYAVPAVLALVLGGLLHIDGRVTVGTVAAAVLYLRQLVSPLDTILIFLDQMQAGGASFARVEGLGAVPAPVLTVDREPVDERIEVRAVRYAYDEGRDVLHDVELTVRPGERLAIVGLSGAGKSTLGRLVAGVERPTAGSVTVGGVAIAELPPDRLRRHVVLVTQEHHVFRETLRENLMVAAPDAELEAALRTVGADWADDLDRDLGEHPLDGAQAQQLALARVVLADPHTVILDEATALLDPTAARAAERSLAAVLHSRTVIAIAHRLQTAHDADRVAVMEAGRIIELGTHDELVAADGPYAALWRSWHGGESMPSPA
- a CDS encoding ABC transporter ATP-binding protein, yielding MYGSLWFVSLAVTPYLISQAIDRGLAPRRAGVLFAWAAVVLLVGAASAGLGIMRHRSMTKLRLAAALKTADLVMTHATRLGAALPRRVTAGEVVTIGISDVWTVGRAMNAGGVGVASIIAFCVVAFLLEQISGLLAAVVLIGVPVLALIIAPLLRRTQRAAGRYRHHQGELNGRLVDVIGGLRILNGLGGKQTHLERYRRESAKLRDQGYRVGGPSSWIGALGDGLPVVFLAVVIWLAARLAVDGDLTAGQLVAVYGYTAMLVIPVNVMIFVGFDVTRGIVAARRITDFLRLPEDDPAGEPAPPGPAPLRDPESGVCAEPGRFTALAGDRPADAAEILDRLGRYRPSDATWGGRPLAGIAQPDIRSRILVATHDADLFAGPLRVVVAGPAEPDDDRVHRALQTAVAHDVGDDLDRPIDWGGRNLSGGQRQRVRLARAVYADPEMLLAAEPTSAVDAHTEAAIADRLSTARTGRGTVLATTSPVLLDRADTVHYLVGGRVAATGTHRELLAAEPGYRALVARAFGDDE
- a CDS encoding MFS transporter, with protein sequence MWGAVNGAATAAGPLAGGLLTEHLGWRWIFLVNLPIVVVAVWFTMRTVTESRSDRAGRFDIPGTVTFTLAATALVYGLIRAADEGWTAAVVLGPLALGLVGVVLFVAVERRSAAPMLDLSLFRQPGFTGLIVAAFLCQAAAFAYLPFTTIWLQRVLGHGPVDAGLLGALPLSGAALLVGALAGRFLQQVRPWPAIGLGLLLIAAGDLAQSVVGADSSATVLIPGLILVGLGAGVVLPVLSSAVLAEVPHERSGMAGGTLNTFRQLGFAFGVAIFGTVVADVSPQQNRYADGLSDAVLMAGGFALVAALAVVLLARPNVEQPVKIG
- a CDS encoding Lrp/AsnC family transcriptional regulator translates to MDIDTLDRQIVHALRVDGRAGYREIGAVLGVSDQTVARRYRRLREGAGVRVVGMPNPIRLGYESWMLRLHTSPDMAGPLADALARRPDTAWVSVFSGGTEISCLARLAAHADRESLLLDKLPRTPRLVSVTAHCLIHHFVGGAVGPDRRDDALTAEQVAALTPDGVPAPPPPPFTIGGSPQPGDPDVPLDIRTARPAGLPPTESAGRPPVRPAGLPPAESAGLPPVRPAGLPPAESAGLPPVRPTGLPPVRLADGDEALLGVLSRDGRAGYAELAAATGWPESTVRRRMRELRRSGALYYDVEVQPQVFGFLAPVLLWVTVAPSRLAAVGAALAEHEEVVFAAATTGSTNLVATVICTDMAAFYRYLTERISGLDGVDRVESAPLLRHVKQLGRV
- the prfH gene encoding peptide chain release factor H, translated to MAVRHLMVSAGRGPQECSWALARLVRRLEADAAKRKIVTRRVESVAGERAGTFRSILLEIGGDGAAEFVDSWSGTLCWQAPSPYRAGLGRKNWYVTAQPCSVDVERTVFDEADVEIVPTRTGGPGGQHRNKASTAVRATHRPSGIVVVADTERQFSLNRGIALRLIRERLEAGDAAASQAAETARWRIHDELVRGNPTRVERP
- a CDS encoding RNA ligase RtcB family protein — its product is MSSQQSTRATVTVFAEPGSWIETDAVDQCHQVAALDGMIHVAGMPDLHPGKGAPIGAAMLSSVLYPFLVGSDIGCGIAVYPVKLKRVVPERLAGRFPDLDEPVDPTGLDVPAGYTDQLGTVGRGNHFVELARVDEILDSGHAERLGLAAGDTVLIVHSGSRGLGERILRSHTEVHGAGPAADPPAYLAAHDDAVRWGHLNRRIMAERVAEALGAELGEPVTDVCHNSVEIRDGHYLHRKGAAPGDGADVLIAGTRGTRSFLVTGHSGPSAGHSVAHGAGRKMSRTDALRRGKAKHTVEELRRTAVGSIVVCGDRQLLFEEAPGAYKRIEQVIGDLVTHRLATPVVSTVPLVTYKTADLAPRKGGRR